TTCTTGGTCACCTTGTGTCTGAgagggggattgaggtagatacggTTAAGATTGAAGTCATTGAGCAATTACTACCCCCCATGAACATGAAAGGAATCCGTAGCTTCCTAGGTCATGCAGGGTTTTATAGATGGTTTATCAAAGATTTCTCACAAATCTCTAGACCCCTCACGAACTTGTTAGCTAAGGATGCACCTTTTGAGTATACAGCTGAGTGCTTAGATGCTTTCCACAACCTTAAGAAAGAACTCATCTCAGCACCAATCATCTAACCACCCGATTGGTAGCTACCgttcaagatcatgtgtgatgctagtgattacgCAGTTGGTGCTatccttggccaaaccaaagagAAGAAGCATCACGCAATCGCTTACACTAGCAAAATGCTAACAGGAGGCCAACTCAACTATGCTACCACTGAAAAAGAGCTCTTGGCAGTTGTTTTAGCTATAGATAAGTTTAGGTCTTACTTAGTGGGAGCAAAAGTtattgtttacactgatcatgctgcaCTTAAATACTTGTTCACTAAGAAAGACGCTAAACCTAGACTAATAAGATGGGTTCTCTTACTCTAAGAATTTGAccttgaaataaaagataaaaagggagtaaaGAATACTGTTACAGATCATCTATCACGTATGCAAGTCACTAACATGCCAGAATTATCAATAAATGACTTCCTACGCGACGACATGCTACTAAAGGTGATGGACTCCAACCTGTGGTACGCAAACATAGTGAATTTCATGGTTGCAGGTTACATACCTCCGGGGAGAACAAGAGAAAATTCCAAGCCGAAAGCAGACGTCACCTTTGGGATGACCcatacctgtacagggtatgctctGATGGCCTATTGAGGAGATGCGTACCAATGGTGGAAGACGTGTCGATCATCGAGAAATGCCATGTAGCACTGTACGGAGGCCACTACGGAGTATTTCGCACACAAGCCAAAATCTGGCAGTGCGGATTCTTCTGGCCGATGATGTACAAAGACACCAAAGAATTCATCTGAAGGTGTTGAAAATGTCAGCTGCAAGGTGGCATCACTACTTAAAATTCAAAGCCCCTTCACTATAACTTGCAAGTGGAGATATTTGATGTCTagggcattgacttcatggggcCATTCCAAAAGTCCCATGATAGCGAGTACATCCTTATCACCGTCGACTACGTATCCAAATGGGTGGAAGCACTAGCGTGTAGAGCTGCTGACGCTAAGCATGCAAGGAagatgttccatgaagtgatTTTCCCTCACTTTGGAACACCAAGGATGGTGACAAGTGATGGGGGATCTCACTTCATCGACAGAACATTCAGAACCTTCCTAAAAGAGCTTGGAGCAAAGCACAACATTGCCACCCCCTACCATCCTCAAACAAGTGGACATGCAGAGACCTCCAATAAACAAATTAAAAATATCCTGCAGAAAACGGTCAATGTGATGGGAAAGGGATGGAAGGACAAGCTACCTGATGTACTTCGGGCATACAGGACAGCATATAAAACCCCCATTGGCATGTCGCCGTTCCAGCTCGTTTATGGAAAAAGTTACCACTTACCAGTTGAGCTTGAACACCGAGCTCACTGGGCCATAAAGAGCTGGAACATGGGTGTGAAGCTAGCCGGCAAGAACAGACAGAAGCAAATTGCCGAGCTAGAAGAATGGCGAGAGAAGGCGTACCATAGTGCCAAGCTCTACAAAGAAAGAACCAAAAGATGGCACGATCACCGAATCCATCCAAAAGAGTTCAAGGAGGGAGACAAGGTTTTGCTATTCAACTACCGAGTAAAGCTCTTCAGTGAAGAAAAATTGCGTAGCAAGTGGAAAGGACCGTACACCATCATCAACACATCGCCACATGGCGCGATCACCATCCAGGACAATGACGGTAACATATTTAAAGTCAACTGTCAACATTTAAAAATTTTCCTAGAGCCTTCTCATGACACTAACCAAGAAATAGATAAAATAGAATTAATTGCTTTTGATAAGTTTATTCCAAATTAATGAAAACTTAAAAATGCTTCTAACATATTCTTTTTCATTTAATTAAAATTCAAATATTTCTTTAATTACCTTTTTGCCCTCACTAAATAAAACCTGATTCATGCTGATCACATGTAATCTTCACTCTTAATTATGAATCATGTGAAAATATCAAGTTAAAAATTTTTGATTCACCATGTTGATACTCATCTTTGCTCAATCACTCATTGATCCTGAAGAATAAAAATCTCAAACCTCAATATTTGAAGATCATGAGCATGCATGAGTATCTGGACGCAAGCACGTCCagcagggtgcggccgcaccaccCCTAGCCCCACTGATCCCCCCTTTCATGCATTTGCTCCTGATGCTGTATATTCTATGAATCTCGGGGTATGGCGGTGAGATGATCTTGTTTCCAACATGGTAGAGGCCCTAGCACCTATAAAAGCCTCTCCCTCTCCTCATTCCATTCATAAACAAAGCAAGCACTCCTCTCTTGATCACTCTTGAGCCATGGCCAGCCACACTATCACCCTCTACACCGCTTTGTGCTCAACTTACAACTTAGATGGGGCGCTATCTCCAGCTAACGCTATGCCCGAGAGCGAGTTTGTGAGAGAGGAAGAGGAGGCTATCACCAAGACACCCCTTGCCATCATGCCACCGCCAAGTAGCGGAACTAACGGTGGTACAAGCTTGAGGTCCACGGCGCGCACCAAGGCGCCCCTTGGCGGCGCCAAGGTGAAGAAGGCGCCCCCGAAGATAACAACTATCAGCACCATCAGCCTCAAGAGGAAGGCGCCCAAGGACAACAGGCCGAAGAAGCGCACCTTTGTAACGCCTTTAGGCAGTTTAGCTTCTCGCCCTAGCTCATCTATACCCTCTGCTTGTCCTAGCCCTTCCTACACCATAGTGGGCGTGCACAAGCCTAACGGGTTACGGTAAGGCCCTCATGTCCAAACCTAAGCCACCACCTAAAGAGCAAACCGAGACATCCTCTTAGCCGCTTAGGATCAAGCGGCATAGGAAACTTCCTCCTATCAGGCAGCCTGCTGGACAGTATGAGAGTAGTGATGAGGAGGACACgccacctaagagtcctactATCTCCTCTCTTAGCTCCGAAAACTTAATTTTGCACGAACATATTAGGGGCTTAAACAACTGCTTAGCTAAAAATCTCATCAGTAGATGACATCAATAGTTTGTGTTTCAAGATGGATCAGAAAATAGCTAGGGTAGCAAGGGCAGCGGGAGTGGCAGATGTTCTTGACCAACCTTTTTAGGCCACTCCGGCTAAATAATCAGACACATTTATCATTCTTAGTTTTACATTCCAATCACTTTTGTGTTTTCAATCATGTAATATAATCCGCTCCATTTTGACAATTGAATAAAGATCTTATTATTAGTAGAAatattgtttgcacttgttttcGTGTTTCCTCTTGCTATCAAAATAAAGACAGGCatgaaaacaagtgtgggggaggcgcCACACTCACCTCTAATAAAGTTGCACAAATGAACGACATATTCAAAAAACTTCGGTTTGTGCAACTTTCTCTCCATAATTAAAATAATAAGAGTTAAAACTGAACAAATTTAGAAAGATAAGTTAAAAAGTGTTCCTCCATCTCCATATAATTCCTATGATTAAAAGTTTGCATATTTTTTATTCCTTGCTAAAATTCCTATAACTTGTAAACACTCATAATAGGAACCCcattttatctaagtaattgggaaatgagatatagtaggatgataTAAAACTTGCTCACTCTTGCAAAGAACTTGGGATTTATCTTTGAAAAgcaaaattcaaatagcatgttCTTTGAGTGATATTCAAATTTCCCACCAAAGCCATATATGTTCACACATGACATAAACCTTCTATATATGCCACTTACTTTGTGCTGAGTTTTGTCAAGTTCTATGACCCCTGTTGAGAGAtttttcatgctcccaagatcaaaactcGCATACACGCCACATATAACAGCTATTCCTACACTGGAAATACGTTAAAACATGCTTTCATCACcaacaaataaatactccatgctcTAAATATATGATCGCTCTAACATTTTTAGTAAAAGAGATAGAAAGGCTATGCAAGAGTATTGAAAAaaatgggacacatgaaggtcccaaagtattgaaaaaatgatgagcacatgaaggctcataagaAAATAATGCTAGCCATGTCTTAAAATAAAAAGCTAGACGAAAAGATCATATCAAATGCAAGAGTATAGTTTCAccatattccacacacttgcacaattttgatctaagagtatgacacttctctccaaCGGATCCGGGATTtggctttacaacatatgcaaggtaagtgtgcCAAAAACTTCATCCCTACCCGAGCTCCATATAAACTTTTAGAAGTAGGACGATCAAAAAGAAGGCAAACTTTCaaaatatgccttggtgaggaactacTTACAAATTTGAGTGATATGAGAGAATCATTTAAGGAACATAAGCTATCTTAACATTTTCAAAACCAtaaaaaacccaagtttctaagcATGAGTAGAGTAAGAAGATTTGAATCCAAGCTATTCCAtttttcaattactcaagatagTTTGGTAGACACTCAGAAGTTCAcagaagcttggaataacttgtatgttGATTTCAAATCGAAGGACATGAACCTACTTAGTCATTAGaactttactcgaggatgagATAAGGACTAAGTGTGGGGCAGCTTattggcggtgcttaactcataTTTCTTACCGCCAACATTTTGacaaaaaagaacaaatatgaAGACCAAAACATAGAATTAGGAATTTCAACTCACATTCTCCAAAAGTTTTGGTATCTATATGTTTTGCAGGACAATACACGAAAATGCATCAAAATGCGCAATCAAGAAGGCGCATTCAAGCAAAACAAAAGCAAGGCCCATCCATCCAAAGATTCTTGGGGCCAAACCCACGGGAATGAGGTCCAGGCCCATCGAGCAACAGCCCCCGCGAAGGCGGTGCGGGGAGGCGCCACCCaaggtgcggccgcaccccccTGCCGCCTCTTGTGCCCACCTTTCAGGAGGCAGTGCATCCAATGCCCCTTAGGACGGTTGCATGGGTATCTCCTTGGAATATTCCCCCAAACCGTCTTAAGTCAGCTATAAAAGCAAGGGGAGGCCTCCTCATTTGAAAGGAAGCATacacaagagaagaagaagaactacACTCATATCTTTAGCTTCTAGCTACCGTAGTatagggagtgagagagagaagagTTGGAGAAGTACCGGAGTTGTCGGCTACCTCCACTAGTGTACTCAATGCACTTGTACACTTAGCGGAAGGTGTGCGGGAGCTAACGGCTcatctacacttgtacctctacgttcatcttactacttgaagtaagaagttcgtgttcaactttggtattgatttcttAAGTAAATTATCTTTTTTCATTATAAACTTGCGGGTTAGTCGTCCGTCCCCGtggtggatactctagtagaggactcctgataaaggcGAAAGTTCCTggccaacgctagagtagtaaccgatagcgtagacgtgctatctaagctagaagttaccttcgtttgcctcgttcctcatggttgaggggtaggcagcaggtggtgacagctCTATCCGTCCCTTATAGTCCCCCACATTCGGGTTCGGCGTAGAGCTATAAGTCGGGATCACCTGGCAGACCAGGTGCGCTCCGGTGCCCGAAGCAAGTCTATAGTGACTAATTTATCTTCGCTTAAGATCTCTGCCCTTAtaagaacctcactacccaagttatccttcttcttgttttcTCAGGagaactagctaagagacttgGACATCCATTCCTTTGGAAAattacgataccctgaatactttcaggtgaaagTGCTACAACGGTGTATCTGTGCGCCTACGGATTCCTTCTGCttacgctaagaaacaccaacagcTTGTAAGTAATTAAGCTTGTTAATTAATTTGGTTTTGTTCCGCTGCCCCTCTGCTCACACAGGGTAATAGGTTTCATGGTGTGGCGCACACATGCTGGAGACACGAGAAACATAATATAATAACCATCATGAAATAAACTTGTGATATATATATTGACACAAAGTACAGGTGAATACAACAGAACCGGCAGCCAAACGTCACCACATAGCACACACATGATTCATATGGGAAGATAGAGCAGAATATGGCTGAGCTTACATGCATGTATAATTGTTGCTACTAAGTTATCATATATTGCTTAGCTAGTGTGTTGCTTGAGAGAAAGGAGCGTCTTAAGGATTCCCACGAGCACACTGACGACGGGCAACACCGTGGCAATGGTTTTCCAGTTgctgtggaggaacctgtagacGGCTATCCACAGCCACCGCCCCTTCTTATACTCCTGAATGTCTAGCATTGTTCTCAAGTAGACGTGGCCTGGGGTCAAATACTGGGACAGGCCCTCAAAGAAGTCGAGGGTGTGCTGGTCGCTGAAACCATCCACGATGCCCCTGGCGCGCAGCTCGCGTACGTCCTGCTCCCGGTTCATCAGGCTCGAGACGAAGGCAAGGTATGAGTTGATGGAGCAGTCGTCGCCCATCGTAGCACTCTCCGTGTACGTCTCCAATGCTGCCATGTTGACAAGCCAGCATGCTGTGACGCTTTCCAGATACAAAGGCACCAGGGAGAGGTGGGCAAACAAGGGGCCTTTGACAAGGTCCATGCCCGAAAAGTTGGCCGTCGTCTTGCCGGCTCGAAGCTCGATGCCCATCTTTGTGAGCTCCCCTGCACTGGTGGTGACCTTCCCGGCAGAGAAGCGTCTAGGGTCCACTCTACGACGTCCGCTGCGGCCTGCTCTGTAGCTTCGCAGGAGGCAAAGGAGATGTGAAGGCTTGAAACTCTCGCCGAGATCAACCACCAGGGGTTCTTTGGTGATTAAACCAGTCCATAGTATCAATTGTTGGACAATTTGTTCCAGGGACAAGGGCGAGGGCGACAGGGCCATGAAGAACTGGACCACCAGCCAAGGGATCTGGTTCTCGAGTAGCATCATGTCCCTCGTTATTCCCACCAAGTACGGGCTGACCATACTATCTAGCCGATGATCAGACCCAAGACTGCCGATGAACTGCACTAAGAATATTGCATCCACAAACATCATGGAAAAGAACTCATCATCGGTGATACCTGCAAACGCACTGACATCCACATAGCAACTGCGGGCTGCGCGTGCGATGGGGATGAATTTCTTGTAGATTTCCTCCCGCGGTGTAGCTAGCCTCTCGAAGAAGTAGTCGACAGCACTGTGCTTGATCACCTCCATTGCTTGGAGCTCGGGCACACCATGGTAGTATGGACCCAAAGCTACGGTTCTTGGGACGATGTAGTCCCTCTCTGTACCGATCCTGCGAAGGTTTGATGGAAACCTAAGGATCTTGTTGTGTTTGGTCTCAAAAGGCTCAGCTGCCGGTCTCTCAGCTACACAATCATTGTGTATGGCGGCTTCAATGGCATCGTGTTCGCCTATGACCACTTCAATGGCGTCGTGAGCTACCTCAGGTTCAGACGGTTGCGACTGCTTGCAACCGTCTCGATGAGTAGAAGTGGTATTGTCTGCTGCCATAATATTGTCTGAGGATGTTGATGGGTTGGGCTCAAAGGTAGCCGGAAAATATAAcaagtttgtatgttcatgcagTGCCCTTAAATAGGTCTCTCGCAACTAGCTTTACTTTCAAGACTTCCTGGAGCATCATCTATCGGTTCAATATATGGACAAGGAACCTTTGGATTTTCTTGACAGTTTTCTGCTTTGACAGTACTTGCATGAGAGGTTAGTTTATATGTACTCTCTATGTTGCTCATGaaacttttttttctcgaacaaaaACGTTGAAACTTTTCATCATGTAGATTAACCTTCGTGTATTGAAATATTATATATAAGCGCCTTCTGGACATGAGAAATCTCAATAACGTGCCCTGAATGAGAGCAAAAGGCAAAAGAACTTCCATTTCTGAACTTTACAAAAGAGCTAGCATCGACATAGGCACTGGCAAGCAAAGAATAGAAGCTGGTACGCTTTGTTTGCACCATCTGCACAAAAGGTGACCAACATATTTCCTTTGCCTCAGCAATGATCCAATATTGATCTACTAATTCTCGTTCACTCAATCTGGTTCTTAGATACGTGAATACAATGTAAAGTACTTTTACATTAGGACTCTTTTGACCTAGGTAGATTATCGTTGCAATATTCCACCAAATTCCATATAACCCAGAAAATCCTgactttttaaaaaatttctacagACCTTCGTTGGTGAGTGGGTATGTAGCCGAGAAGCCTAGTTTTTTTTATAAAGGAAGGATTTTATTAATTCACAGTCTTACATCGTGTTGATACAATAGTCGTGAATCCACTTTCGGCCTTTGCGTAAAAGCATATAGCCTAAAAAAACAAGAGCCTCATGCACTAATGACTATCAATCCTAAGACTAGATCACCACCCATATACCCGGGAGAAGATATTCTTGGCCACCTGCACCAAACATCATGGAGCTGTCACAACCAAATCCTGCGAGTCTGGCCTCCAGAGGATAGCCCATGTATGAAGCCAGCGAGCAATAGAGAATATAATCAGGCTGCATGTTCTGTGGAGTGGAAGGCAAATGTGGCGTTCCCTTATGGCTGGCCACTGTCTTGGTCTCCAAAGAGCCGTCTAAGTTTCGAGCTGCCGTTCTCCTCATCGCTTCCACAACATATCCTCATCTGCTACAACAATATCTGCAGAATGAACATTAGTTTGAGTGCTGTGGTGATGACTTGCTGAAGAAACACAAAGATCAGAGAAGGAACGGGTTCATTACTGAATAAAGTTAATGGCGAACTTGCATTCTGGACACATAATTCCTAAGCACAATCTCACGTATGCCCAACTGGAGGTTCGTTCGGTGGGGAGATCAACTGTGTCGGCCTTGTAGTGCTGTTCATCTGCGGCAAGTCATTCAGCTGCACATTGGCTTGCACAGATCTACTTTTGCTGCTTTGGATAACTGGAAATCGACTCTCGTGATCTTTGTATATAACTGGAAATCACTACTGgcccatcactgtcagtttctaACAAGCCGGCAATGATAATCCTACACTGCCGGGTCATTAGCAGAAAATTCGAAAAATGATTGGGGTCTTAAATGACCCGACAGTGAAGACACCTATCACTGCCAGCTCAAGCCACAAGCTGGCAGTCACATATAATTGTCGGTTGAAGCCACGAGTGATATGTCACTGCTGGCTCATCGCAGTGATATAGAGCCTATCacttgaagggaccgtgacgcctaagagggggggagggggttgaattaggcaacttaaaattctaactctaaaatatggtctctttttctaaccttagcaaaacctatgcaaaagataaactatctaaatgtgcaactacggttttgctagtgtatagctatctctaccgcaaaaggagtaatacaattaatgtaaatgcggaagctaaagagcaaggtagagatagctatacactagcaaaatcgtagttgcacatttagatagtttatcttttgcatatgttttgctaaggttagaaaaagtggccatagtttagagttagaattttaagttgcctaattcaccccccctcttaggcgtcacggtccctttaattggtattagagccggttggctcaatttagacctttggcttaaccgccgttgagccgacgccatttagagtggttgggatggatacatctaggcctccgcactttgacggcacaaACTTcctctattataaagctagaatggcttgctatcttgaggcggttgatttgggtgtttggagagtcactcatgacgggatgaaacacattaagaatcccgaaaaacccactaagagtgatgaaaaaaatgcatttcaatgctagagctaaaaattgcttgtttgaatcttttagcatggatgtgtttaaccaagtgttcactttaaatacggcacatgaaatttggttaaaactccaagagctccatgacggcacaagtaatgtccatgagcaaaaacattgtctagctaagcaaaattatgatttctttacaatgaatgatgatgagcttgttcgtgatatgtattctcgtttgaatctaattatcaatgggctccattcaataggattaacaaagctagatgatgcggacatcatgaggaagatcatctctgtgctaccacaaaagaaatatgcaagcatcatcaccatccttcacaacatggagaacttgagcaccatgaccccgggcatagtcattggcaagatagtggcatttgaaatgtcacgtaagatgggtcaagacgaaGCCTCTTTATCGAGCAAaagcaaagctctcgcatgtagcaagaaaaagaagatgaagggcaaggaagttgagacaagctcaagctcctcaagtgaagatgaagaagatgaggacgatgatgatgatgaagattcaagtgatcatgatcaatcttcctcctccacctctgaccttgatgaagaatcaatcaaactaatcaacaaggtggaaaagatgatccaaaggctcaatgtcaagggtgtgcccatctaaattcaagatcgcattttcaccaatcaaagaaatgagcaaagaaagagaggatgctatggatgcggtgagttgaggcactttgtggaagtttgttcaaacaagtccacacccaagacaaagaagaaggcatgcaagaaccaagccctcacatcaataaggtcatgggatgattcttcaagtgaagaagaacaccatcacaagaggcgaggccgcaagcactcatcatcaagctcttctcgtaagTGCCTAATGGCaagaggtaacaaaagctcatcctctagtgagagtgatagtgatgatgaaatgccttcttatgatgaacttGTGCAACAAACCTTAATTATGCTAGAGTTTGCACTAGTccacaaaagaagctcgaaaaattaaaagaaaagctagatagttcacaagaagcatacaaaactttactcgaacaatatgagaactttgctaatctcaatgttgaactatctactaaaattgagcaacttaaagcTAGTGCAACAactaatgcatgcacaatcaatgatgagcaacttgtaaagaaaaattaaaaattaaaagaaaagttagttagctcacaagatgcttataaaagtttcctacaagtattccatacttatgtgcacaaattttgggggaggttactctacaagttgaatgctttgagactaacaccttttcaagcttatcttgtgtgtagtagtctcattgcaaggaaaatggagtccccggagttaagcatcatacttcaaatatccaccacctattgcaagtggtagaaatcaaattggtttttacatgtggtatctctaaaccgatatcaccatgttgatttcttttttatatttatatgctttctccatgcattatataaattaaattcccttgtacaataatttgccaaatatgcatatACTTTGcattctaccatatgtatgcatatatttagggggagcttaatctatataatgtgagagtcaaattttgtgacctattccactctactcacaaaggatcacaaggtttgaccctcccttgtgctactaatatcttcctttttggtgtttgattccaaagggggagaatttagaggaccaaaagcaagcataaatttatagtaatggtccgagaaagggaggatagtggattatggattagcctatgtaatggggagaatttgtaggaagcaaggcttaaatccataataccacgtggggacatttgcaagggcaagataagttttatatagtcttacaagtagtatcttttagcatcatataatcttgccccttgcattgcatcctagcaagtaggtagtttttaaattttaaaattttattatttgcttgctttggtcgtgttgtcatcaatcaccaaaagggggaaaattgtaaggaaaatggaccctaggcccatttactttggattttggtgcttgatgaccaacacaaccaaattgcactaatgaatttgcaagtgattgttttgtagttcaataggatgcaagacgtgacttggacaaaggtgatgtcctcaagcaagaccttaggagcataagagaagacccaagatatcaagcaaagtctaagcatgaagataggaacccagccgcacgcaagatcgcgaagaaacgggctcacagcagcgaccggacgctgacgaaaagcgaccagacgctccgatcagaggctcggcaacagcagctggaccggacgctggcggcaaaccgaccggacacaggacatcagcgtccgatcgagtacagagaggttccaaagcggcgaacttgtgaccggacgcgtccggtggcaggtgactggacgctggcagcgtccgatcagtagttcGCGGcttcaacggtcgggatgaccggacacgtccggtctagctgctgtttgccgagcctctgatcggagtgtccggtcgCTTTTCgttagcgtccggtccagcgtccaatcgctgttgtgagctcgtttctttgcgatcttgcgtgcggcttagttcctatcttcatgcttagactttgcttgatatcttgggtcttctcttgtgctcctatggTCTTGCTTGAggacgtcgcctttgtccaaatcacgtcttgcatcctattgaactacaaaagaatcacttgcaaattcattagtgcaatttggttgtgttggtcatcaagcaccaaaatccaaagtaaataggcctagggtccattttccttacatcgcTGCCGGATGTTGGCTTGAGCCGGCATTGATATGTGTATAGTGCATCATGTGGCTATAAAAGGTTATGCAAAACTAATCCCTCAAAGCTGTGCTTCCTAGCTATAAAAATGTCTTTAGATCTTTTTGCATTATGCCACTGTTTGTTTTTTAGCTTGCCTCTTCTCACGTGTGTGGCAATGGCATGGGAGTAGGTCCGGTTAATAGTTAAAAGTTTGTCCCTTTCTTCTTCACAATTATAACGAAAATACCGTAAAAAATTGTAATAAAAATATTTTCTAATGAAGGTACGGCTAGATTAGATCTATGATACCTCAAAGATTAAAGGTCCTCTAGTATTTTCTTGTCTCAGTTGCCAAT
This sequence is a window from Miscanthus floridulus cultivar M001 chromosome 10, ASM1932011v1, whole genome shotgun sequence. Protein-coding genes within it:
- the LOC136489485 gene encoding UPF0481 protein At3g47200-like, which codes for MEVIKHSAVDYFFERLATPREEIYKKFIPIARAARSCYVDVSAFAGITDDEFFSMMFVDAIFLVQFIGSLGSDHRLDSMVSPYLVGITRDMMLLENQIPWLVVQFFMALSPSPLSLEQIVQQLILWTGLITKEPLVVDLGESFKPSHLLCLLRSYRAGRSGRRRVDPRRFSAGKVTTSAGELTKMGIELRAGKTTANFSGMDLVKGPLFAHLSLVPLYLESVTACWLVNMAALETYTESATMGDDCSINSYLAFVSSLMNREQDVRELRARGIVDGFSDQHTLDFFEGLSQYLTPGHVYLRTMLDIQEYKKGRWLWIAVYRFLHSNWKTIATVLPVVSVLVGILKTLLSLKQHTS